Within the Pseudomonas orientalis genome, the region ATTGGATTTATTTGCAACCAGTCAGGCGCAGCACTTGCCTGAAGCCAACTCCTTGAGAATCGGACAATCCGGCCGGTGGTCGCCCTGGCAGTGTTCCACCAGGTCCTGCAACGTATCGCGCAGTTGCTCAAACTCGCGAATCTTCTGATTCAGCTCCTCGACATGCTGGCGCGCCAGGGCTTTCACGTCGGCGCTGGCGCGCTGGCGGTCCTGCCACAAGGTCAGCAACTTGCCGACTTCTTCAAGTGAAAACCCCAGGTCCCGCGAGCGTTTGATAAACGCCAGGGTGTGCAGGTCGTCTGCACTGAAGAGGCGATAACCACTCTCGGTGCGATGAGCGGCCTTGAGCAGGCCGATGGATTCGTAGTAGCGAATCATTTTCGCGCTCAGCCCGCTTTGGCGAGCGGCTTGGCCGATATTCATGGACGTTGATCCTCCAGGTCCTTGGGTTTCCAGGTTTTCAGCAGCAGCGCATTGCTCACCACACTGACGCTGGACAACGCCATCGCTGCGCCTGCCAATACCGGGTTGAGCAGGCCGAAGGCCGCCAGCGGGATGCCGATCAAGTTATACACAAAGGCCCAGAACAGGTTCTGGCGAATTTTTGCGTAGGTCTTGCGGCTGATCTCCAGGGCCGCCGGCACCAGGCGCGGGTCGCCGCGCATCAGGGTGATGCCGGCGGCGTGCATGGCCACGTCGGTGCCGCCGCCCATGGCGATGCCGATATCGGCCGCAGCCAGGGCCGGTGCGTCGTTGATGCCGTCGCCGACCATGGCCACCACCCCGGTTTTTTTCAGGGCGGTCACGGTGGCGGCTTTGTCGGCGGGCAGCACTTCGGCGTGGACATCGTCGATACCCAGGACCTCTGCGACCACTCGCGCGCTGCCGCGATTATCGCCGGTGAGCAGGTGGCTGCTGATGTGCTGGGCCTTGAGTTGCTGCACGGCGTGCAGTGCGCCGGGCTTGAGCGTGTCGCCAAACGCGAACAGCCCCAGCACGCGCGGATGTGCGCCTTGTTCGATCAGCCAGGACAGGGTGCGACCTTCGGCTTCCCATTCAGTCGCGCGCTGACTCAGCGGGCCAGCGTCAAGGCCGGTTTCTTCCAGCAGACGTCGATTGCCCAGGGCCAGTTGCCGGCCGTCCAGGGTGCCGGCGATACCGCGTCCGGTCAGGGACTGGCTGGCACTGACGTCGGCCGGGTGCAGCCCCTGTTCATCACAGGCATCCAGCACCGCCTTGGCCAGCGGGTGCTCGCTGCCGCGCTGCAGGGCTCCCGCCTGTTGCAGCAGGCGCGAGGTGTTGCCGTCCACCGCCGCCAGATGGGCGATTCTCGGCGCGCCCGAGGTGAGGGTGCCGGTCTTGTCGAACACCACGGCGCTCACCGCATGGGCATGCTCCAGTGCCTCGGCGTCCTTGATCAGAATGCCATGGCGCGCAGCGACGCCGGTGCCGGCCATGATTGCCGTCGGCGTCGCCAGGCCCAGGGCGCACGGGCAGGCGATCACCAGCACCGCGACCGCGTTGATGATTGCGCTCTCCAGGGGCGCGCCGTACAGCCACCAGCCCGCGAGGGTGAGCAACGCCACTACCAGCACCGTCGGGACGAAGACCTGGCTGACTTTATCCACCAGTTTCTGGATCGGTGCCTTGGCGGCCTGGGCGTCCTCGACCAGGCGGATGATCCGGGCCAACACGCTTTCCGCGCCCAGGGCCTGGGTACGCACCAGCAGGCGACCTTCACCGTTGATCGCGCCGCCGGTGACCCGGTCGCCCGGTTGTTTCGGCACCGGCAGGCTTTCGCCGCTGATCAGCGCTTCGTCGGCATGGCTTTGGCCATCGACAACTTCGCCGTCTACC harbors:
- the cueR gene encoding Cu(I)-responsive transcriptional regulator — its product is MNIGQAARQSGLSAKMIRYYESIGLLKAAHRTESGYRLFSADDLHTLAFIKRSRDLGFSLEEVGKLLTLWQDRQRASADVKALARQHVEELNQKIREFEQLRDTLQDLVEHCQGDHRPDCPILKELASGKCCA
- a CDS encoding heavy metal translocating P-type ATPase; this encodes MNGTTTFDLPIGGMTCASCAGRVERALGKVPGVQRASVNLANERAHIEVIGQMDPGVLIAAVDKAGYTASLPEADTATQADQVRHLHRERWALILAIVLALPLVLPMLVEPFGLHWMLPAWVQFALATPVQFILGARFYRAAWKAVRAGAGNMDLLVAIGTSAGYGLSVYQWLTRPAPHLYFEASAVVIALVLLGKYLESRAKRQTASAIRALEALRPERAVRVLEGREEEVAITALKLGDLVRVQPGERFPVDGEVVDGQSHADEALISGESLPVPKQPGDRVTGGAINGEGRLLVRTQALGAESVLARIIRLVEDAQAAKAPIQKLVDKVSQVFVPTVLVVALLTLAGWWLYGAPLESAIINAVAVLVIACPCALGLATPTAIMAGTGVAARHGILIKDAEALEHAHAVSAVVFDKTGTLTSGAPRIAHLAAVDGNTSRLLQQAGALQRGSEHPLAKAVLDACDEQGLHPADVSASQSLTGRGIAGTLDGRQLALGNRRLLEETGLDAGPLSQRATEWEAEGRTLSWLIEQGAHPRVLGLFAFGDTLKPGALHAVQQLKAQHISSHLLTGDNRGSARVVAEVLGIDDVHAEVLPADKAATVTALKKTGVVAMVGDGINDAPALAAADIGIAMGGGTDVAMHAAGITLMRGDPRLVPAALEISRKTYAKIRQNLFWAFVYNLIGIPLAAFGLLNPVLAGAAMALSSVSVVSNALLLKTWKPKDLEDQRP